The Deinococcus sp. Leaf326 genomic interval GTGGATTTGCAAATAACGTTTGTAGGGTCTATAACCTACTCTTTCTTCTGTTTCAGCGCAGACTGTCCGCCGACACAGTCTTGACAGTGATGATGCTCGCTTTGGAAGAAGGACCAAGCCGCATCAGCCATACACGGGAACGCATGCGTTCACCTGTGTCATCAAACGCCATAGGTCCAGAGATATTCTCACACAGGAGTGCGCTTTTGTTGACACAAGCATCAAACTTCACTTTGCGCACTGCTTCGCTTACCCGCGCACGGCTTGGAAGTGCCCCACCGGGTTGTAGGGTACTGTCAATCGCATTCAGAAGAACATTCATCGCTTCGTAGGCCATTAGTGCGCGCCCACTGGGAGCAACCTTGTACTTCGCCTGATACTGCCGGGTAAACACCTCACTTCCCGAGTAGGAATCCACAGACCCATAGACTGTGGAATACACCACGCCCGTCGCACTTGCTCCTGCACGTTGAGCGAAGCTCGGTGCATCCAGCCCGTCGCCCCCCATAAACAAGGCCTTGATCCCGGCTGCACGGAGTGCTTTCACCAGTGGGGCACCGATATCATCACTGCCGCCGAAGTACACCACGTCTGGGCCGGCGTCGCTGATTCGCTTGATGGCCGCCGCGATACCAGCCGGGTCTGAAACGCCCGCATAGCCGCTCAACGCGATGTTCCGGCGCTTGATGTTCGCCTGAAGCGAAGTGGCCAGACCATTGCCGTAAGCGGTGTTGTCAGAAACGACGAAGACGCTCTTGGCCTTGACTTCCTCTTGCAGATAGGTGGCCGCGGCCTCAGTAGATGACAACTTCATTTTTTACTGCTCCTGACGCTGAAAAAGGGCTGATGATCGCCTCCAGAAAGGTCACCAGTCGTTCTGGTTTCCAGCG includes:
- a CDS encoding branched-chain amino acid ABC transporter substrate-binding protein encodes the protein MKLSSTEAAATYLQEEVKAKSVFVVSDNTAYGNGLATSLQANIKRRNIALSGYAGVSDPAGIAAAIKRISDAGPDVVYFGGSDDIGAPLVKALRAAGIKALFMGGDGLDAPSFAQRAGASATGVVYSTVYGSVDSYSGSEVFTRQYQAKYKVAPSGRALMAYEAMNVLLNAIDSTLQPGGALPSRARVSEAVRKVKFDACVNKSALLCENISGPMAFDDTGERMRSRVWLMRLGPSSKASIITVKTVSADSLR